A window from Candidatus Dormiibacterota bacterium encodes these proteins:
- a CDS encoding VOC family protein: protein MPEFPAITHVAVTVSDLDRSRTWYQRLIGADPVLDEDTGPFHHVVWLLGGTLLGIHQHSSPSSAEPFDELRPGLDHIAFACANRSELESWEGRLDELGIAHGGIVDAHYGSGLSFRDPDNIALEFFAPPG, encoded by the coding sequence ATGCCCGAGTTCCCAGCGATCACCCATGTCGCCGTGACCGTCAGCGATCTCGACCGCAGCCGCACCTGGTACCAGCGCCTGATCGGCGCCGACCCGGTGCTCGACGAGGACACCGGGCCGTTCCACCACGTCGTCTGGCTGCTGGGCGGCACGCTGCTCGGGATCCATCAGCACAGCAGCCCATCGAGCGCCGAGCCCTTCGACGAGCTCCGCCCGGGGCTCGACCACATCGCCTTCGCCTGTGCCAACCGCTCGGAGCTGGAGAGCTGGGAGGGCCGTCTCGACGAGCTCGGCATCGCGCATGGTGGGATCGTCGATGCGCACTACGGATCGGGGCTGTCCTTCCGCGATCCCGACAACATCGCCCTCGAGTTCTTCGCGCCGCCGGGTTAG